GAGTACGGGGAATCACCTATGCAAGCTGTCGTTCGAGAATTTAAAGAAGAAACGGGTCTTGATGTCGAAGTTGTCCGCATTTTAGGGCTTTCTACGAATATTAATGATAAAAATGCTTGGGGTGATGCACAAGAAAATATCGCCATTGGCTTTGAAGTAAAGTTAGTCGGCGGTAGCATCCATGCAGACGGTGATGAAACACTCGAAGTGAAATTTATACCTGTTTCTCCTGAACCAAAGATGTTTGTCCCTCAAGCACAACGCACCATGCACAAAATTTTGACTGAAAATGAGGCTAGTGATAAAGCTTGCTTCCGTGAAAACGGACAATGAACACAGCAGTAAGCATTCCTTAAAACTACTATTACAGTATAATTTTCGATAATAAAATCCAACTATTTCATATTTAACCCCAGAAACTATTGAAGCGCTTTCAAAAAAATGTTATACTAAAATTGTATAAGAAGATTGTGACTGGTCATGCAGGCTATACCGATATACGCAGATGGTTTATTTGTGTGTAAAAAGTATGGTCTTTTTTGCGTACAAAAATTTTGGGGGAATCCATAGCAGATGTCATCTTTATGGCAATCACCGCAAAAAAATTAATCAAGAAAGGAGGTAAACGATTGGAAATTGAAAAAATCATT
The DNA window shown above is from Lactococcus paracarnosus and carries:
- a CDS encoding NUDIX domain-containing protein gives rise to the protein MTEKNYIADMRALVGHTGMIFVTAFGVLWHADRSEILLERRADSPDTGWGFPGGFLEYGESPMQAVVREFKEETGLDVEVVRILGLSTNINDKNAWGDAQENIAIGFEVKLVGGSIHADGDETLEVKFIPVSPEPKMFVPQAQRTMHKILTENEASDKACFRENGQ